From the Oncorhynchus masou masou isolate Uvic2021 unplaced genomic scaffold, UVic_Omas_1.1 unplaced_scaffold_1157, whole genome shotgun sequence genome, one window contains:
- the LOC135529392 gene encoding uncharacterized protein LOC135529392 has product MGPNAKSDSETGFELPSPAQPSPSSVPAQLSPSPGQPSPAQSQPSPAQPSSVPAQPSPAQAQPSPSLVLAQSQPSLVLAQSQPSLAQLSPSPVQSSPAQSQPSPVQPSSVPAQLSPSPAQSQPSLVPAQSQHNPVQAQSQHNPVQAQSQPKPQLLPSHPSPRPLPYHPSSYPATLAPTLPPQHSAPTLPPQLLPCHPSTRPLPYHSSSYPATPALGPYLTTPPQLLPCHPSS; this is encoded by the exons ATGGGGCCTAATGCCAAGAGCGACAGTGAGACAGGctttg AGCTtcccagcccagctcagcctAGTCCCAGCTCAGTCCCAGCCCAGCTCAGTCCCAGCCCTGGCCAGCCTAGCCCAGCTCagtcccagcccagcccagcccagcccagctcagtccCAGCCCAGCCTAGCCCAGCTCAGGCCCAGCCTAGTCCCAGCCTAGTCCTAGCCCAGTCCCAGCCCAGCCTAGTCCTAGCTCAGTCCCAGCCCAGCCTAGCCCAGCTCAGTCCCAGCCCAGTCCagtccagcccagctcagtcccagcccagtccagtccagcccagctcagtcccAGCCCAGCTCAGTCCCAGCCCAGCTCAGTCCCAGCCCAGCTTAGTCCCAGCCCAGTCCCAGCACAACCCAGTCCAAGCCCAGTCCCAGCACAACCCAGTCCAAGCCCAGTCCCAGCCTAAGCCCCAGCTCCTACCCAGCCACCCCAGCCCTAGGCCCCTACCTTACCACCCCAGCTCCTACCCTGCCACCCTAGctcctaccctgccaccccagcacTCGGCCCCTACTCTACCACCCCAGctcctaccctgccaccccagcacTCGGCCCCTACCTTACCACTCCAGctcctaccctgccaccccagcacTCGGCCCCTACCTTACCACCCCACCCCAGctcctaccctgccaccccagctcctag